One part of the Phragmites australis chromosome 3, lpPhrAust1.1, whole genome shotgun sequence genome encodes these proteins:
- the LOC133910875 gene encoding plasmodesmata-located protein 3-like, translating to MGIRRARRFLLLLATVVLLLLHAPPLVSCADLYALIYKGCANQTFPGGGLPPTIAALSSALSAKSTSTKFYKTSSSSASAPSTSVFGLFQCRGDLSGSDCAACVSRAMSSWPDVCGASVAARVQLAGCLALYEVSGFPQVPGIQMLFKTCGTGGGVGGDFEMRRDTAFAQLEGGVAASTGGFVATSYQAVYAMAQCEGDLSTGDCSQCVTQAVQHVEVECGGAPSGQVYLDKCYISYSYYPHGVPHGGGMGGQQTAKTVAIVLGGAVGLGFLVICLLFARSLVKKKDDH from the exons ATGGGCATTCGCAGAGCTCGCCGGTTTCTCCTACTCCTCGCCACggttgtcctcctcctcctccacgcgcCGCCGCTGGTGTCGTGCGCCGACCTGTACGCGCTCATCTACAAGGGCTGCGCCAACCAGACCTTCCCCGGCGGGGGCCTGCCCCCCACCATCGCCGCCCTCTCCTCCGCGCTCTCCGCGAAGTCCACCTCCACTAAGTTCTACAagacctcctcctcgtcggcgtcGGCGCCCTCCACCTCCGTCTTCGGCCTCTTCCAGTGCCGCGGGGACCTCTCAGGCTCCGACTGTGCCGCCTGCGTCTCCCGGGCCATGTCCTCCTGGCCCGACGTCTGCGGCGCCTCCGTCGCCGCACGGGTCCAGCTCGCCGGCTGCCTCGCGCTGTACGAGGTGTCCGGGTTCCCCCAGGTCCCCGGCATCCAGATGCTCTTTAAGACCTGCGGCACGGGGGGCGGCGTCGGGGGTGACTTCGAGATGCGCAGGGATACCGCTTTCGCGCAGCTCGAGGGCGGCGTCGCCGCCAGCACCGGCGGGTTCGTCGCCACCAGCTACCAGGCCGTGTACGCCATGGCGCAGTGCGAGGGCGACCTCTCCACAGGGGACTGCAGCCAGTGCGTCACACAGGCCGTGCAGCACGTCGAGGTCGAGTGCGGCGGCGCGCCCTCCGGACAGGTGTACCTCGACAAGTGCTACATTAGCTACAGCTACTACCCACACGGCGTGCCCCATGGCGGAGGCATGGGAG GGCAGCAGACAGCAAAGACTGTAGCCATCGTGCTCGGGGGAGCGGTAGGTCTGGGTTTCCTGGTCATCTGCTTGCTTTTCGCCAGGAGCttggtcaagaagaaggacg ATCACTGA
- the LOC133911555 gene encoding noroxomaritidine synthase-like, producing MADISTTCNRSWLMQSLASLTKGHVAPQSSIYLSAGKMDALFLFIELFPVLCFLILYYYHLQSKKTSSLEPTEWPVVGQLPGLVANIHHFHDWATGVLTGAGYNFEARGGRTGLRYFITCDPSNVRHIFTSNFANYPKGDEFAVIFDVLGDGIFNADGESWRRQRVKAQMLMTGPQFRAFSARCSLDKVENSLVPFLAHAADEGGPCDLHDVFLRLMFDLTCNLIFGVDPGCLAIGLPVVPFARAMDDALETLFLRHITPMACWKLMNRLEVGQEKKMAAARRTIDSFVAATIEKRRARKLKEGISNSADLLSSFICQEDTSDRDDVFLRDTTVNLLLAGRDTTGAALSWFFYLLSKNPSVEQKLLDELAPIASKKVVDGAAGPSGVVTFDASELGSLVYLHAALCECLRLYPSVPFEHKAVVADDVLPSGQEMKAGDKILVFNYSMGRMEGVWGKDCMEFRPERWVTHEGKLRYEPSYKFISFNAGPRTCLGKEMAFVQMKTAAAAVLWNFAVEVVPGHVVEPKLSIILHMKNGLAVRVRRRNPCHC from the coding sequence ATGGCAGACATCTCAACTACCTGTAACAGATCATGGCTCATGCAGTCTCTAGCATCGCTTACAAAAGGCCATGTTGCGCCACAATCTTCCATCTATCTTTCCGCAGGCAAAATGGATGCGTTGTTCCTGTTCATAGAGCTGTTCCCAGTCCTCTGCTTCCTCATCCTGTACTACTACCACCTGCAATCTAAGAAAACTAGTTCTTTGGAGCCGACCGAATGGCCAGTAGTGGGGCAACTCCCCGGCTTGGTCGCCAACATCCACCACTTCCACGACTGGGCCACCGGCGTCCTCACCGGCGCGGGCTACAACTTCGAAGCTCGCGGTGGGCGCACTGGCCTGCGGTATTTCATCACCTGCGACCCCTCCAACGTGCGCCACATCTTCACGTCCAACTTCGCCAACTACCCCAAAGGTGACGAGTTCGCCGTGATCTTCGACGTTCTTGGCGACGGCATCTTCAACGCCGATGGGGAGTCGTGGCGGCGCCAGCGGGTGAAGGCCCAGATGCTCATGACCGGTCCTCAGTTTCGCGCCTTCTCGGCACGATGCAGCCTCGACAAGGTGGAGAACAGCCTCGTGCCTTTCCTCGCCCACGCTGCTGATGAAGGAGGGCCGTGTGATCTGCACGACGTGTTCCTGAGGCTAATGTTCGACCTGACCTGCAACCTCATCTTCGGCGTCGATCCTGGGTGTCTGGCGATCGGCTTGCCGGTGGTTCCCTTCGCGCGTGCGATGGACGATGCGTTGGAGACACTTTTCCTCCGGCACATCACCCCGATGGCCTGCTGGAAGCTGATGAACAGGCTGGAAGTAGGgcaggagaagaagatggccgCTGCTCGAAGGACGATCGACAGTTTCGTCGCCGCCACCATCGAAAAACGCAGGGCCCGCAAACTCAAGGAAGGCATCAGTAACTCGGCCGACTTGCTGTCTTCCTTCATCTGTCAAGAAGACACCAGTGACAGAGATGACGTGTTCTTGCGGGACACGACGGTGAACCTCTTGCTCGCCGGGCGCGACACGACGGGCGCGGCGCTGTCGTGGTTCTTCTACCTCCTCTCCAAGAACCCAAGCGTGGAGCAGAAACTACTGGACGAGCTCGCgcccatcgcctcaaagaaggtCGTCGACGGCGCCGCTGGACCCAGCGGCGTGGTAACGTTCGATGCGAGCGAGCTCGGCAGCCTGGTGTACCTGCACGCAGCCCTGTGCGAGTGCTTGAGGCTGTACCCGTCCGTCCCGTTCGAGCACAAGGCGGTGGTAGCCGACGACGTGCTGCCGAGCGGGCAGGAGATGAAGGCGGGCGACAAGATACTGGTGTTCAACTACTCCATGGGCAGGATGGAAGGCGTGTGGGGCAAGGACTGCATGGAGTTCCGGCCCGAGAGGTGGGTCACCCACGAAGGGAAGCTGCGGTACGAGCCGTCTTACAAGTTCATCTCGTTCAACGCCGGGCCCCGGACGTGCCTCGGCAAGGAGATGGCCTTCGTGCAGATGAagaccgcggcggcggccgtgctTTGGAACTTCGCCGTCGAGGTCGTGCCGGGGCACGTCGTGGAGCCCAAGCTGTCCATCATACTTCACATGAAGAATGGGCTCGCCGTCAGGGTCAGGAGAAGGAACCCGTGTCACTGCTAG
- the LOC133911556 gene encoding pentatricopeptide repeat-containing protein At2g03880, mitochondrial-like, with the protein MRAAVASLTAAASAAATAGGEPAALHAVLIKTASTSRAAYNLLLSRYPPSLSLPLLSRLPFHPTAASLTSSLSSVSASSPSSALPLLRRVLGMSPALLVDGPLSSLLRSMSPSLAPHVHALAFKLALSSSPFSASCLITLYSRSRSPEAARHLFDEIPVANRDPVCYSSTIVGLAQNERYEESLSVFVGMRSNAVDSTMYALSGALRAAAGLAALEQTCGIHAHAVVVGLDGNVAVGTALVDAYGKAGVMDDAANVFEGLGGDRNLITWNAVLSAHAQQGDVQAVVGLFNQMLELGFAPDGLTFLAVLTACSNAGAATEAEFWLEAMQSKYNVKPSLEHYTCVVGAMARVGRLQDAERVACTMPCKPDAAVWRTLLMGCVVHRKVDMAEAMGKQLLEIDPKDDSAYVMLANVYTAAGRKDEVAEAWTAMRDQGVRKEGGRSWIEVRGQVHVFVANERRHEQLLEIYNKLNELILEVAKLGYKEADEGFWHHSERLALAYGLISGAVPSGKVLRIVKNLRICAYCHEFFKYASMVIDRVIVVRDVNRYHTIKKGACSCRDYW; encoded by the coding sequence ATGCGCGCCGCGGTCGCGTCCCTCACAGCTGCGGCCTCCGCAGCGGCCACGGCGGGCGGTGAACCGGCCGCCCTCCACGCGGTTCTCATCAAGaccgcctccacctcccgcGCCGCCTACAACCTCCTTCTCTCCCGCTACCCGCCGTCGCTGTCGCTGCCCCTCCTATCCCGCCTCCCCTTCCACCCCACCGCCGCCTCGCTCACCTCCTCGCTCTCCTCCGTCTCCGCTTCCTCCCCGTCGTCCGCGctcccgctcctccgccgcgtCCTCGGCATGTCTCCGGCCCTCCTCGTCGACGGCCCGCTCTCCTCCCTTCTCCGCTCTATGTCGCCCTCCCTCGCGCCACACGTGCACGCCCTCGCCTTCAAGCTCGCTCTCTCCTCGTCCCCCTTCTCCGCCTCCTGCCTTATCACTCTCTACTCCCGATCCCGCTCCCCTGAGGCCGCCCGCCACCTGTTCGACGAAATCCCCGTTGCTAACCGAGACCCTGTCTGCTACTCCTCCACAATTGTTGGGCTCGCGCAGAACGAACGATACGAGGAATCTCTGTCCGTGTTCGTCGGTATGCGCTCCAATGCTGTTGATTCAACCATGTACGCACTGTCTGGTGCTCTGCGTGCGGCAGCGGGGCTTGCTGCTCTGGAACAGACTTGCGGGATTCATGCGCATGCCGTGGTGGTTGGGCTTGATGGGAATGTGGCTGTCGGAACCGCGCTGGTGGATGCTTATGGGAAAGCCGGAGTTATGGATGATGCAGCGAATGTGTTTGAGGGATTGGGTGGTGACCGGAACTTGATCACGTGGAATGCAGTGTTGTCTGCTCACGCACAGCAGGGAGATGTGCAAGCGGTTGTTGGGCTGTTTAATCAGATGTTGGAGCTAGGATTTGCACCTGATGGGCTCACGTTCCTTGCTGTGCTCACAGCATGTAGTAATGCTGGAGCAGCCACTGAGGCTGAGTTTTGGTTGGAAGCAATGCAGTCAAAGTACAATGTGAAGCCTAGCCTTGAGCATTATACTTGTGTGGTGGGTGCAATGGCACGGGTGGGGCGTCTGCAGGATGCAGAGAGGGTTGCTTGTACAATGCCATGCAAGCCAGATGCAGCGGTGTGGCGGACACTTCTAATGGGTTGTGTGGTTCACCGCAAGGTTGACATGGCAGAAGCCATGGGGAAGCAGCTATTGGAGATTGATCCCAAGGATGACTCAGCCTATGTCATGCTTGCCAATGTCTACACGGCAGCTGGGAGAAAGGATGAGGTGGCTGAGGCATGGACTGCAATGAGGGACCAGGGAGTCAGGAAGGAAGGTGGTCGGAGTTGGATTGAGGTTAGAGGGCAGGTACATGTGTTTGTCGCAAATGAAAGAAGGCACGAACAGTTACTAGAGATATACAACAAGTTGAATGAATTGATTCTAGAGGTAGCGAAGTTAGGGTACAAGGAGGCCGACGAGGGGTTCTGGCATCATAGCGAAAGGTTGGCCCTGGCATATGGGTTAATCAGTGGTGCTGTACCATCAGGAAAGGTGTTGAGAATAGTTAAGAACTTGAGGATATGTGCTTATTGTCATGAATTCTTCAAGTATGCTAGCATGGTGATCGACAGAGTAATTGTAGTAAGGGATGTCAACAGATACCACACGATCAAGAAAGGTGCTTGCAGCTGCAGAGACTACTGGTGA